A single window of Jiangella alkaliphila DNA harbors:
- a CDS encoding aminotransferase class III-fold pyridoxal phosphate-dependent enzyme, giving the protein MTAPLLVTEVPGPRSRELHAQRTEAIADGFGTVLPVFVDSASGGEIVDVDGNRFIDLASGIAVTSVGASHPRVVARVSRQVARFTHTCFMVTEFESFVRVGQWLNAHVPGDFDKRTALFSTGAEAVENAVKIARSHTGRPRVLVLDEAYHGRSLLTMAMTAKEHPYKTAFGPFPGEVVRATNANALRSGLDAAAALAEVERVIDAHGAETFAALVVEPIQGEGGFNVPPAGFLRGLAELARRHGIVFVVDEIQTGLGRTGRLFASEHEGIAGDLTLTAKALGAGLPISAVTGRAEIMNAVHVGGLGGTYAGNPLACEAALAVFEILDDPATLRNVAAIERVVLDRLRPVADEIPAVADVRGRGAMLAIEFAEPSSLTPLPGLAAAVSQACHRGGVLTLTTGTHGNVIRLLPPLVAAPELVAAGVDVLVAAIRAATTEAAA; this is encoded by the coding sequence ATGACCGCTCCACTGCTCGTCACCGAGGTGCCCGGCCCGCGTTCCCGCGAGTTGCACGCGCAACGCACCGAGGCCATCGCGGACGGCTTCGGCACCGTCCTGCCCGTGTTCGTCGACTCCGCCTCGGGTGGCGAGATCGTCGACGTCGACGGCAACCGGTTCATCGACCTCGCCAGCGGGATCGCGGTGACCAGCGTCGGCGCGAGCCACCCGCGCGTCGTCGCCCGCGTCTCCCGCCAGGTCGCGCGGTTCACCCACACCTGCTTCATGGTGACCGAGTTCGAGTCGTTCGTCCGGGTCGGCCAGTGGCTCAACGCGCACGTCCCCGGCGACTTCGACAAGCGGACCGCGCTGTTCTCCACCGGCGCCGAGGCGGTCGAGAACGCGGTCAAGATCGCCCGCAGCCACACCGGCCGGCCGCGCGTGCTCGTCCTCGACGAGGCGTACCACGGCCGTTCCCTGCTCACCATGGCGATGACGGCGAAGGAGCACCCGTACAAGACCGCGTTCGGGCCCTTCCCCGGCGAGGTCGTGCGCGCCACCAACGCCAACGCGCTGCGCAGCGGGCTCGACGCGGCCGCGGCCCTCGCCGAGGTGGAGCGCGTCATCGACGCGCACGGCGCCGAGACGTTCGCGGCCCTGGTCGTCGAGCCCATCCAGGGAGAGGGCGGCTTCAACGTGCCGCCCGCCGGGTTCCTCCGCGGCCTCGCCGAGCTCGCCCGCCGGCACGGGATCGTGTTCGTCGTCGACGAGATCCAGACCGGTCTCGGCCGGACCGGCCGGCTCTTCGCCAGCGAGCACGAAGGCATCGCCGGGGACCTCACGCTGACCGCGAAGGCGCTCGGCGCCGGCCTGCCGATCAGTGCCGTGACCGGACGCGCCGAGATCATGAACGCCGTGCACGTCGGCGGTCTGGGCGGCACCTACGCGGGCAACCCACTCGCCTGCGAGGCCGCCCTCGCGGTGTTCGAGATCCTCGACGACCCCGCGACGCTGCGCAACGTCGCCGCGATCGAACGCGTCGTCCTGGACCGGCTGCGCCCGGTGGCCGACGAGATCCCCGCGGTCGCCGACGTGCGCGGCCGCGGGGCCATGCTGGCGATCGAGTTCGCCGAGCCCAGCAGCCTGACGCCGCTGCCCGGCCTGGCCGCCGCCGTGTCCCAGGCCTGTCATCGCGGCGGGGTGCTCACGCTCACGACCGGCACGCACGGCAACGTCATCCGGCTGCTGCCGCCGCTGGTCGCCGCCCCCGAACTCGTCGCCGCCGGCGTCGACGTCCTCGTGGCCGCGATCCGCGCCGCGACCACCGAGGCCGCGGCATGA
- a CDS encoding PucR family transcriptional regulator, protein MVSLARLVADSGSDLLPVGRLPVPSPEVSGVHISELADPVPYLDGGELLLTTGLPFTLRGVAYDAYVVRLAGAGVSGLVLGLGEGIDEVPDGLSAACEHARLALLVVPDGVPFQRLTRTYWRQATGEDRASLTRSMSAQARLIRALVEPDAGERTVRILAQALGGWAAYVPYDDSGRAVVWPSSRAPLLPEVRREVRRLFAGSRLGAATFPVHQHDVVAYPVGLADTQPGALAVGAGRTLAAADRLLVTTAQAVLTSVHAGVSRPDPGSGPDDQAFDDVRIDLVARRLRGRDDGRPRPAVTTASVRVPDVAGVALHLAREVIRGARPGESEVTGWVAALEQARPPLAETVREYLRARGSWEEASRALGVHRNTVRARIAAAEQLIGVGLRDPDIAAQLWLALRDR, encoded by the coding sequence ATGGTCTCGCTCGCGCGACTCGTCGCCGATTCCGGTTCCGATCTGCTGCCGGTCGGCCGCCTGCCGGTGCCCTCGCCGGAGGTGTCCGGCGTCCACATCTCCGAGCTCGCCGACCCCGTGCCCTACCTCGACGGTGGTGAGCTGCTGCTCACCACCGGGTTGCCGTTCACCCTGCGCGGCGTCGCCTACGACGCCTACGTCGTCCGGCTGGCCGGGGCCGGCGTGAGCGGTCTGGTGCTCGGTCTCGGCGAGGGGATCGACGAGGTGCCCGACGGGTTGAGCGCCGCGTGCGAACACGCGCGCCTCGCTCTGCTGGTGGTCCCCGACGGCGTGCCGTTCCAGCGGCTGACGCGGACCTACTGGCGGCAGGCGACGGGGGAGGACCGGGCCAGCCTGACCCGGTCGATGAGCGCGCAGGCGCGGCTGATCCGCGCGCTCGTGGAGCCGGACGCGGGGGAGCGGACGGTGCGCATCCTCGCCCAGGCGCTCGGCGGCTGGGCGGCCTACGTGCCGTACGACGACTCGGGCCGGGCGGTCGTGTGGCCGTCCTCGCGAGCGCCGCTGCTGCCGGAGGTGCGTCGCGAGGTCCGGCGGCTGTTCGCCGGGTCGCGGCTGGGCGCGGCCACGTTCCCGGTGCACCAGCACGACGTGGTGGCGTATCCGGTCGGCCTCGCCGACACGCAGCCGGGGGCGCTCGCGGTCGGCGCGGGGCGCACCCTGGCCGCGGCGGATCGGCTGCTGGTGACGACCGCGCAGGCGGTGCTGACGAGCGTTCATGCCGGCGTCTCGCGACCGGATCCCGGGTCCGGGCCCGACGACCAGGCGTTCGACGACGTCCGGATCGACCTCGTCGCGCGACGGCTGCGCGGCCGGGACGACGGGCGGCCGCGTCCAGCGGTGACGACGGCGTCCGTTCGGGTGCCTGACGTGGCCGGCGTCGCCCTGCACCTCGCGCGCGAGGTGATCCGCGGCGCGCGGCCGGGCGAGAGCGAGGTGACCGGCTGGGTCGCGGCCTTGGAGCAGGCGCGGCCGCCGCTGGCGGAGACGGTGCGCGAGTACCTGCGGGCGCGGGGCAGCTGGGAGGAGGCGTCGCGGGCCCTGGGGGTGCATCGGAACACCGTGCGTGCCCGGATCGCCGCGGCCGAGCAGCTCATCGGGGTGGGGCTGCGCGACCCCGACATCGCGGCGCAGCTGTGGCTGGCCCTGCGCGACCGTTGA